In Tachysurus fulvidraco isolate hzauxx_2018 chromosome 5, HZAU_PFXX_2.0, whole genome shotgun sequence, the genomic stretch ggcaataaaagcttcttgactcttgactaaTAAACAGTGATTACTGAAAAGGAATTTCACCAGAAATTACAGGATAATAACAGATTATTTTAGTGCTAAAGACATTTCGCTTTAATATTCCTAAAGTTCCTGTTTCAGCACAGACCGCACTGTCTTACTGAAGTGTTAATGATTTGCACATGCAGTTAAAGAGGTTTAGTTGAAGCTGAGTCTAGAGAAGCTCCTGAGATCCACAAGAGAAGCTCCTAAGATCCACTAGAGAAGCTACTGAGATTGAACTGACCATGACATCTCATACTACCTCCTAAATAAAGTGATATATTTTATAGTGAAGGTTCCTGTGTAGGCCTCGAAGTGAAAGACTTTTCATTCACAGAATGGGTTTCAGTCAGAGAGACTGCACGTAGCTGCTGTATGAAGCGGCTTGTGAAGGCTTCATCATGTCTGAACGTTCCAGCAGCTCACTGTAGCACCCGTCCTGTCCATACCTGAAGCGCTTTATTCACGTTACAGCTCTCATTAATTTGTAGTTTTCTGATTTACGGTTCCTTTGGGTTCTGTGGGATCTCTATGTCTGGGTCTGTAGAACCTGGACACACATGAGAAGTACACTGAGCTCCTCAGTACACTTTCTCTGCTGCAAACACATTTGTGGAGTTAATAATGGAGAAGGAATCCATTGTGTGCAGAAAGTTCAGTGTGGAAATGACTGAGGACAGCTCAGGTCAGCGTCAGCTGCTTTTGTATAAACTGAAGCTGAATCGTTCAGAGCTGTGAAACAAACCACAAGATAAACCTTTATAAATAACATCTCACTCTGATTCTCTCCTCATcttcacacaataataataataataataataataataataataataataataataatgcacatcACATATTACAGaaagtatagtgtgtgtgagtgtgtgtgtgtgtgtgtgtgcgtgtatgtgtgtgttttactaagaaagagaaatatagtgtgtgtgtgtctgtgtgcgtgtatgtgtgtgtgtgagtaagggggtgtgtgtgtgtgcgtgtatgtgtgtgtgagtaagggTGTGTTTTACTAAGAAAGAGAgatatagtgtttgtgtgtgtgtgtgtgtgtgtgtgtgtgtgtgtgtgtgtgtgtgtgtgtgtgtcttcctaTTATTAGGAACAAAAAAATTACCATCTTTCTCTTCATAGTCATCATCTTCTGTCTGATGGTCATctaaaaaacaggaaatgacatcacacTGTCAGTGTGAGAGCTTATAAACCTCCAGGTTTAGATTAATACATGAATGTGAAAAAGTCCCCAAGAACAAAGCTGATAAGTAAAGAAAAGTGTTTTGGTGAAATGTTGAAATTTTACTCTGAAGCTACAAAACGTCCCAAACACAGTGTTGAGTAACTGAGAGCCAATCAGAGGACACAGGACACGTCAGTGTCCATGTCCTGAGGTAAAGTTAGAGAATTTACACAACTACACCACTAACACACCaagactgaacactgaacctaCTCAGAATGGGGACCGCTGATGCTCTTCTTAGctctgagaaaaaaacaaaacattacagcacagtgggagtcttttcttcacataccccaactgaggaggttggggtcagagtacagGGGCAGTTTACACACGTCTCAGGGTGAAGTCTGGACTTGAAGTGATTATTACACACGTCTCGGGGTGAAGTCTGGACACATGCAGTGGTTCTGGTGTATAAAACGTTAGGCGAACCTTCACAGTAACGATGTTACGTCACCGCTGGTTTCTGCACCGAGGAGTTCAGGGCGGTTTAGAAGGACGACTGGTGACGGTTTCCTTTGTTTGATTCGATCGATCAGGTGTTTGTCACCGTACCGTATCGTACAGACATCAGGCTTTGTTTGTACATTTGTTTACTGTACGCTTCAGTGCTTGGATTCTTCTCTATTCTCTGTTTCTGAAAGCTGATTGGATGAACCGAGTTCCAGCTCCACACTCCGGCGAGAGCAACACAACAATTCTGCATGAATCTAACTGCAGCTGGTATTCTGTCTGTAGACCCCAAACCTCATCCATGATGTTGTTCAGTAGATAAAGTCATCAGACTGCTCCATGAATAAACATGACCTTATCACAGTGAAGGGGATTTCTCATCACTATGCACTGTACCTAAAAACATCCTGATATtatcactggcacacacacacacacacacacacacacacacacacacacacatgccgtCTCCTGATTTTTGTGCTTTGATGTAGATAAcaatttgggtttttttttgccatttggaAACCTGAATAAGAAACGAAAGCGTCTGCAGCTGCCTGTTGTTTTCTGCCCGGTTTTTGTTCCGTTAAGCTGCGGTGCATTTCAGACCAAGGGAGACGTCTAATATCCTGATCCCTTTAAGACTGCGTGCCATTTTAATGTTTGGTTTAAGTTGCTACTCCTTTGTTAAACTTCCTGCTCTTGCTCTTGGATCTCTGTCAGATTTTCTCTTTGTTTGGATTGTAGAGCTTTATCTAAAATATCTAGAAAATGACCAGTAGTTCAGGATCTGAGCTCCAGTTCTCATCAGGCTTGTGAGTGGATTTAAAAGTAAtaatgatgagtgtgtgtgactaaaCGTTAGGTGTGTTTGAGCTTGAACAGTGATGATGTGGTCACATGTGCACTGAAATAAACTGcagaataaacagaactgcTGCTTTGGCTTTTTAACATTTTCCCcttttttacttccctaatttTACGTCTTTATAAAGTCTTTAACTCTTTCTTCACATTATCACTACATTATCACTACATTATCACTACATTATCACTACATTATCACTACATTATCActacacagtcactacacagtcactacacagtcactacacagtcactacacagtcACTACATAGTCACTACATTATCACTACATTATCACTACATTATCACTACATAGTCACTACATAGTCACTACATAGTCACTACATAATCACTACATAGTCACTACATTATCACTACATTATCACTACACAATCActacacagtcactacacagtcactacacagtcACTACATAGTCACTACATTATCACTACATTATCACTACATTATCACTACATACTGCATGGGAACGATGGATAAACTCATCACTTTAGACTGTTTATGTTTAATTGCccttatacactatatatatatattattcatcatcatcatttaatcCTCTTCCGGTTGCTGTTCttatctttatatttaatttgacttttttaaagaactttaGTACTTACGCTGAAAACGTCTTCGCTTTAATAAGAGAACGATCAGGAGGCCGACGATGAGAGACCCGATCACTACTGCAGCAGCAACGATGTTCTTCACCAAGCTGTCAGGTGCTTGGGGGGGGTTCACTGgggcatctttttttttttttttggggggggggggggcgacacagagggggagagagagacacacacagacagagagagagacagagagagagacacagacagagagagagagagagagagagagagagagagagagagagaggattcaGTCAGTATGAACAGAATTACTTGAATATTAAACTTCTGCTCATTGATCATTTCTGCTGATCAGAACATTAGAACATTACATCattagtaataacaataattaccCTTTATCTTCAGGTCTGAAGTGCTCGTCCCTTCTTCTTGATACCTGCTGTTGAGGACGACACACCTGTATTGTCCCCAGAGAGAGTCGATCTTACTGAAGGTCAGTTTGCTGGTCAGAGTGAACAGACCGTCGTCTCCCTGTGTTATactcaggtttgtgttttttgtccaGTTTGTGTTCCTGAGATCAAACCAGTGGATGGTTCCTGCTGGGTAACCACCGTTAGCTGTACAGTACAGATCAGCAGGTCCATTGTCTATTATCTCCTTCTGCCCGGTGGTTATAACCGGGGGGAAGTACTTGGCTTAAAGAAAACAAAGGTCACGGGGTCACGAGGTAAGTAATACAAACAATCTCAAAAAGGGAGAGAAATAAAGGTGTAGTTTTGTCTCTGCAGTAGTGAGATCATGTGCACACCTGGACATTTGGCTCTTACCTGTGACATTGAGTGTGAACCTGATGGACGCAGGCCCCTGACTGGTTCTGATGAAATAACTGTATTCACCTTCATCTGAGATCATGGTGTTATGAAGCTCTAATGATGGAGCATTGTTAAAACTAAATCGAGTGTCTCCAGTCACAATGTTATCaaatttgttaaatgtgaaAGAGGGATTTTTCTGTCCAAACTTGGTTATAACCACAGTGTTAATACTAGGCTTGTTTTCTGTACGGGCCTCTAAACTGCAGGAGATGATGGTGGTCTGACCAATGACTCCAACTGCTGGCTGACATTTCAGTGTGAACAGACCTGtaggagaaaaaacaaacataaacacaccagAAATCAGCGTCACCACAGAGGAGGACATTCACGTGAGACGTAACACAGACCTCACTATGTGATGCTACCACCAGTGTGGTGAACTTTAATGAGTGTCTGAAACACTGATACATTTTCATCTGACAGCAGAAAACATTTCCAGTCGTTTGCTGAGTCTTTATCGTGATCCTCTGCAGGTTTTCTTActattttgtttcattaattTCTTCTCCTCACTTTTCCAGCTCTGTGGAGCATCTAGCTTGTGAACACCTTCTCCCATCTGAGCTGTGGAGCTCTGTAGCTCCTCCAGGGATCTTCTATGTGCTCTTAGATGTTTCTCTGACTGATTCCTCAGCACTAATCCCTCAGCACTGATCCCCCAGCACTGATCCCCAGCACTAATCCCTCAGCACTAAGCAGATAGCACTAATCCCTAAGCACTAATCCCTCAGCACTAATCCCTAATCCCTAATGTGTCAGCACTAATCCCTAAGCACTAATGTGTCAGCACTGATCCCTCAGCACTGATCCCTCAGCACTGATCCCTCAGCACTGATCCCTAATGTGTCAGCACTAATCCCTAAGCACTAATGTGTCAGCACTGATCCCTCAGCACTGATCCCTCAGCACTGAGCAGACAGCACTAATCCCTAATGTGTCAGCACTAATCCCTAAGCACTAATGTGTCAGCACTAATCCCTAAGCACTAATGTGTCAGCACTGATCCCTCAGCATTAATCCCTAATGATTTCACTGGTTTTTGATGTAAAACTAATACAGTCTGAATAGAGCTTTGCACCCGGGAGCCATtattatgcctcttttccaccggaaagaaccggctGCTGGTTCTAAgaaccggctagagagcatcacagcgccgagtgtgatgtcactgtatacgtgtcacgttacacagcaacattagcgcagcagcgacaaacacaaatacaacaacaacaatggcggatgttactttaatgttaatactcatggctttgtgaacctacattaacacccaaacgcggcgaatccaacgtgtacgttcGGCTACGTgcaatctgtataaacggaggttgtgatggcGAAAGTACTTAACgctattttatcgttaacacagaaaaaagttagccttagcatgtagctacctgctatcatgtgtgctgataatgtatcatatcgcggtaaagtaaaagtgtattaaacattagcatacttatatggggtcagaattgtttcattattctgaataaatacactatgatccacaaataaatataaagagtttcacaaatatttttacaaatttcacaaaaagaaatgaaattcacaaataaataaaatgggatttgcaaataaaacatatttataaattgtatttatttgcgaatgtcttcctgctcattagtgaatcgcgttctgtacatttgtggatttgaaacatttctaacgtcaagacgtgcacaagaatccacaaataggtgactccgcccaccgcctactccagccaatcacgttctgatttactcgctcttcacaccacccctggacccattgatgatgctgaactCGTTTCCATAGAAAGCAGaactgaactaacccttagtgctgctacagtccatacagggttaccagattgggctcgaatctgcgacaaatgttttttatttgttttttttttatcgtattttgcagcacatattacactgtgatagagcgagtaaatcagaacgtgattggtttgaggtagaccgtgccacgattggtcagcgccacgagaccgttgtccgattggctggagtagacggtgggtgGAGTCACctgtttgtggattcttgtgcacgtcttgacgttatcAAATCgctagccccgcccacagccccgcccacaagcggttcttaagtcatgaccagcaacgttttggtgctacttaagagccacttttcctggttcagagccggtgctttggtggtagaaacagaaagaactggttctaaattaggctccgaacctgcactcaaactgcctcgggggtAAAGGGGCAATAGTCAGGACCTTCTGTATTATTTGTGACGTTTAAGCATCTTTAGTTCTTTTCTCTATTCAACACttttaaatcagaataaaattcCACTTACTGTCGACTGACTTTCCAACACGAAGTGACGACATCATCAGCACAAAGAAAAGGAGAGATGCAGAAgccatgtctctgtctctgtagagaGGAGGACTAACATCGGGGTGATGAGACGGACTCCCTCACTCCACCATGACTGTTAACTCTGTGGATCAGATACCAGAGACTACATCAGATACCAGAGACTACATCAGATACCAGAGACTACATCAGATAGACGACCTGATACTCACATCatcatattgtaaataaaatctcaGACAATCTCAAGTCTATTCTCATCAACAGAGACGTCCGAGCGACCAGAAGGCTTCATAAACAGGCCAATAAAAGCAGTTATAATGTGTCACAGGAACACTGCCATATTACACAGTAAAGGTCTTTAGATCATTAATCACACAGACTGGACTGTACAGTGGGTTTAGTTCTGTATTTAACTCCTAAACATACACATCATTACAAAGGAGAAGgtttacaattaaataaataatttaataaaataaaataataaaaaacttttactttaTAATATTCTACAAAGTTACAGACTAtcacattataaaataaaactcataCAGGGAAACTTTCGGGATGTAACTTATTTCCAGGGACTTCCGGTCTCACACAGCTACAAGCCTAGCAGCACGCAAATGCTAAGAGGACCCCAGCTGCCCTACGCTTTCGCCTGTACTGTAAATAAGTTCGGCTTATTATCCATTTGTAATGAGGTTAGAGACCGCgttctaattctaattctaacacacacacacacacacacacacacacacacacacacacacacacacacacacacac encodes the following:
- the zgc:174863 gene encoding muscle, skeletal receptor tyrosine-protein kinase isoform X2; the encoded protein is MASASLLFFVLMMSSLRVGKSVDSLFTLKCQPAVGVIGQTTIISCSLEARTENKPSINTVVITKFGQKNPSFTFNKFDNIVTGDTRFSFNNAPSLELHNTMISDEGEYSYFIRTSQGPASIRFTLNVTAKYFPPVITTGQKEIIDNGPADLYCTANGGYPAGTIHWFDLRNTNWTKNTNLSITQGDDGLFTLTSKLTFSKIDSLWGQYRCVVLNSRYQEEGTSTSDLKIKDAPVNPPQAPDSLVKNIVAAAVVIGSLIVGLLIVLLLKRRRFQHDHQTEDDDYEEKDALNDSASVYTKAADADLSCPQSFPH
- the zgc:174863 gene encoding muscle, skeletal receptor tyrosine-protein kinase isoform X1 → MASASLLFFVLMMSSLRVGKSVDSLFTLKCQPAVGVIGQTTIISCSLEARTENKPSINTVVITKFGQKNPSFTFNKFDNIVTGDTRFSFNNAPSLELHNTMISDEGEYSYFIRTSQGPASIRFTLNVTAKYFPPVITTGQKEIIDNGPADLYCTANGGYPAGTIHWFDLRNTNWTKNTNLSITQGDDGLFTLTSKLTFSKIDSLWGQYRCVVLNSRYQEEGTSTSDLKIKDAPVNPPQAPDSLVKNIVAAAVVIGSLIVGLLIVLLLKRRRFQQLRRASAVPILNDHQTEDDDYEEKDALNDSASVYTKAADADLSCPQSFPH